A DNA window from Desulfovibrio oxyclinae DSM 11498 contains the following coding sequences:
- a CDS encoding N-acyl homoserine lactonase family protein, translating into MSKWTIHPIVMGTKVFDKGMMTYQHDYGTPYTIPIYTWLLKGGDKTVLVDTGEMSPVISEEREKAIGGPIHTFEKGLELHGLKPEDIDVVLHTHLHNDHCENDWKCSNARIYVHEKELEHIHDPHPLDFRYLEDYIDDVEENGQLEILGGDAEPLPGIRMVHTPAHTEGGMSILVETEKGTAMICGFCTILENLFPPVEVRAMEMEVIPPGTHINANEAYDILKKAKDMADIHIPLHEPRFASVPVIPEP; encoded by the coding sequence ATGAGCAAATGGACCATTCATCCCATCGTCATGGGCACCAAAGTGTTCGACAAAGGCATGATGACCTATCAGCACGACTACGGCACCCCCTACACCATCCCTATATACACCTGGCTGCTCAAGGGCGGCGACAAGACCGTGCTGGTGGATACCGGCGAGATGAGCCCGGTCATCTCCGAGGAGCGCGAGAAGGCCATCGGCGGCCCCATCCATACCTTCGAGAAAGGCCTAGAACTGCACGGCCTCAAACCAGAGGACATCGACGTGGTCCTGCATACCCACCTGCACAACGACCACTGCGAAAACGACTGGAAATGCTCCAACGCGCGCATCTACGTTCACGAAAAGGAGCTGGAACACATTCACGACCCGCACCCGCTGGATTTCCGGTACCTCGAAGACTACATCGACGACGTGGAAGAAAACGGCCAGCTGGAGATACTCGGCGGCGACGCCGAACCGCTGCCGGGCATCCGCATGGTGCATACTCCCGCCCACACCGAGGGCGGCATGTCCATATTGGTGGAGACCGAAAAAGGCACGGCCATGATCTGCGGCTTCTGCACCATTCTGGAGAATCTCTTTCCCCCCGTGGAAGTCAGGGCAATGGAGATGGAGGTCATTCCGCCGGGCACCCACATCAACGCCAATGAAGCATATGACATTCTCAAAAAAGCCAAGGACATGGCTGACATTCACATTCCGCTGCACGAGCCGCGCTTCGCGTCCGTGCCGGTAATACCGGAGCCCTGA
- a CDS encoding AEC family transporter: MDPVLPAVAPVFGLVLAGHALHRMSFPARAFWPASERLTYYVLFPALLVGGLSGRDFESGALPLSLAVGGAILAVAALLWILRPRLPLSGPVFTSVFQGGIRPNTYIALSLAAALLGADWMKLSAVALLTAIPLVNVLCVLVLSRHGEGNATGVGAVFRQLAGNPLILACLTGMILNAADVTLPVVAADFLDILGRAALPMGLLAVGAGLRPATAAGHLRPAMLSSVAHLLLLPAAAWLIASALGAQPDMVRAALIFTAIPVAASSFILARQMGGDHEAMAAIITVQTALSILSIPVLLSLA; encoded by the coding sequence ATGGACCCGGTTCTCCCGGCAGTGGCACCGGTCTTCGGACTGGTGCTGGCGGGGCACGCCCTGCATCGCATGAGCTTTCCGGCGCGGGCCTTCTGGCCCGCCTCGGAACGGCTCACCTACTACGTACTCTTTCCGGCGCTGCTGGTGGGCGGCCTTTCCGGGCGCGACTTCGAATCCGGAGCCCTGCCGCTGTCGCTTGCCGTGGGCGGCGCAATCCTCGCGGTGGCCGCACTCTTGTGGATTCTGCGCCCCCGTCTGCCGCTCTCCGGTCCGGTGTTCACCTCGGTCTTTCAGGGCGGCATCCGGCCCAACACCTACATCGCCCTCTCGCTGGCGGCGGCACTGCTCGGCGCGGACTGGATGAAGCTCTCCGCCGTGGCCCTGCTCACCGCCATTCCGCTGGTCAACGTGCTGTGCGTTCTTGTCCTCTCCCGCCACGGAGAAGGCAACGCCACGGGTGTTGGCGCCGTTTTTCGGCAACTTGCCGGAAACCCGCTGATTCTCGCATGCCTCACCGGAATGATTCTCAACGCGGCGGACGTCACTCTGCCGGTCGTGGCAGCGGATTTTCTGGACATACTCGGCCGCGCCGCGCTGCCCATGGGACTGCTTGCAGTGGGCGCGGGCCTCAGACCGGCGACTGCCGCAGGACATCTGCGCCCGGCAATGCTGAGTTCCGTGGCGCACCTGCTGCTCCTGCCCGCAGCGGCGTGGCTCATTGCCTCGGCCCTCGGCGCACAGCCGGACATGGTCAGGGCGGCACTGATATTCACGGCCATCCCGGTGGCGGCGTCCTCGTTCATCCTCGCGCGTCAGATGGGCGGCGACCATGAAGCGATGGCCGCAATCATCACGGTTCAGACCGCGCTGTCCATCCTGAGCATTCCCGTGCTTCTTTCTTTGGCCTGA
- a CDS encoding gamma-glutamylcyclotransferase family protein, translating into MNNDRKTLRLFVYGTLKSGFPQHRHYCGPDARTYAATVPGHLYHLPQGYPAATVPADTIIAHGSADPDLDASLQDTHQPHPETGPNAPRIHGQVVELDDPGRLLPAIDDYEGFTPDGTGDYLRVLVTADTAEGPRTVWMYAMKSVRRGLQVPGGRWPEGMDGLKG; encoded by the coding sequence ATGAACAATGACAGGAAAACGCTCCGGCTCTTCGTCTACGGCACCCTGAAATCGGGCTTTCCGCAGCACAGACACTACTGTGGACCCGACGCCCGCACTTACGCCGCCACGGTGCCCGGCCACCTCTACCATCTCCCGCAGGGCTATCCCGCCGCCACGGTCCCCGCAGACACTATTATCGCTCACGGCAGTGCCGATCCGGACCTCGACGCATCTCTTCAGGACACGCATCAGCCCCATCCGGAAACCGGCCCTAACGCACCACGCATCCACGGGCAGGTCGTGGAGTTGGACGATCCCGGAAGGCTCCTGCCCGCCATTGATGATTACGAAGGGTTCACGCCCGACGGAACCGGCGATTATCTCAGGGTGCTGGTGACGGCCGACACCGCCGAAGGCCCGCGCACGGTATGGATGTATGCGATGAAATCCGTGCGCCGGGGGTTGCAGGTTCCCGGCGGACGCTGGCCCGAGGGCATGGACGGGCTGAAGGGCTGA
- a CDS encoding DUF2721 domain-containing protein, producing the protein MKISMTTPALLFPAISLFMLAFTNRFLSLGARIRALHDQYKNGGEESVRKQLENLRRRVYMIRNMQGFGVLSMLTCILSMVCLFEDWILAGQIFFGLSLFFLLTSLFVSFLEIRISVQALDILLEDMEKRQ; encoded by the coding sequence GTGAAGATATCCATGACCACGCCCGCGCTGCTGTTCCCGGCCATTTCCCTTTTCATGCTGGCCTTCACCAACCGCTTCCTGTCGCTCGGCGCTCGCATCCGCGCCCTGCACGATCAGTACAAGAACGGCGGCGAGGAGTCCGTGCGCAAGCAGCTGGAAAACCTGCGCCGCAGGGTCTACATGATCCGCAACATGCAGGGCTTCGGGGTACTCTCCATGTTGACCTGCATCCTGTCCATGGTCTGTCTGTTCGAGGACTGGATTCTCGCGGGCCAGATTTTCTTCGGACTCAGCCTGTTCTTTTTGCTGACGTCGCTTTTCGTGTCCTTTCTGGAGATCCGCATCTCGGTGCAGGCGCTGGACATCCTGCTGGAAGACATGGAGAAGCGGCAGTAG
- a CDS encoding 2-amino-3,7-dideoxy-D-threo-hept-6-ulosonate synthase, whose protein sequence is MQLGKAVRMERIMNRNNGRTIVVPIDHGVTVGPIYGLVDLRKTVNQVAEGGANAMLMHKGIPRCSHRNYGPDIGLIIHLSASTSLSPYPNAKTLVATVEDALSLGADAVSLHINLGDETEPRMLADLGAVCSEANKWGMPVLAMMYARGPKVTDEYDPAVVAHCARVGVELGADIVKVNYTGAPDSFRNVVNGACGVPVVIAGGPKLESDRDIVQMVHDSIQAGGSGLSVGRNIFQHADPSRIVKALHKVVHEDWSVDAAMELFD, encoded by the coding sequence ATGCAGCTGGGAAAAGCCGTCCGGATGGAAAGGATCATGAACCGTAACAACGGCAGGACCATCGTCGTGCCCATCGACCACGGCGTGACCGTGGGGCCCATTTACGGGCTGGTGGACCTGCGCAAGACCGTGAATCAGGTGGCAGAAGGCGGTGCCAACGCCATGCTCATGCACAAGGGCATCCCTCGCTGCTCTCACCGCAATTACGGTCCGGACATCGGGCTGATCATCCATCTTTCCGCCAGCACCTCCCTGTCCCCGTATCCCAACGCCAAGACCCTCGTGGCAACCGTGGAGGATGCTCTGAGCCTCGGCGCGGACGCGGTTTCGCTGCACATCAACCTCGGAGACGAGACCGAACCCCGTATGCTCGCGGATCTGGGCGCGGTCTGTTCCGAGGCCAACAAGTGGGGAATGCCTGTCCTTGCCATGATGTATGCGCGCGGCCCCAAGGTGACGGACGAGTATGATCCGGCTGTGGTGGCCCATTGCGCGCGGGTGGGCGTTGAACTGGGCGCGGATATCGTCAAGGTCAACTACACCGGCGCCCCCGACTCTTTCCGCAATGTGGTCAACGGAGCCTGCGGCGTGCCCGTGGTCATCGCGGGCGGGCCCAAGCTGGAGAGCGACCGCGACATCGTGCAGATGGTACACGACTCCATTCAGGCGGGCGGTTCCGGTCTCTCTGTCGGACGAAACATCTTCCAGCACGCCGACCCCTCGCGCATTGTCAAGGCGCTGCACAAGGTGGTGCATGAGGACTGGAGCGTGGACGCGGCCATGGAGCTTTTCGACTAG
- the trpB gene encoding tryptophan synthase subunit beta: MTTTTCDARGFFGEYGGQYVPEPIIPILNTLAEAFEKYRNDPDFIEELHYYLSNYSGRETPLYHCANLSEKMGGAKIYLKREDLNHLGAHKVNNTIGQILLAKRMGKKKIIAETGAGQHGVATAATAALMGMECTIHMGAVDVERQKLNVFRMQMLGANVVPAESGQRTLKEAVDEALDAWVKDAENTFYLLGSAVGPHPYPFMVREFQSVVGREARKQVLKAEGKLPDCCIACVGGGSNAIGIFSGFVEDEGVKLVGVEPSGRGLEYGEHAASICLGEPGVMHGFNSYMLKDEAGEPAEVYSISAGLDYPSVGPEHAHLKDLGRAEYVHASDKEAVDAFFELSQMEGIIPALESSHALAHALRIAPNMEKDQIIIVNLSGRGDKDVAQIERMVSEGCFELPHLRK, translated from the coding sequence ATGACGACTACCACCTGCGACGCGAGAGGCTTTTTCGGAGAATACGGCGGCCAGTATGTGCCGGAACCGATCATTCCCATTCTCAACACGCTTGCCGAAGCTTTCGAGAAGTATCGCAACGATCCGGACTTCATCGAGGAACTTCACTACTACCTCAGCAATTATTCCGGACGTGAAACCCCGCTGTACCACTGCGCCAATCTTTCCGAAAAGATGGGCGGTGCGAAAATCTATCTCAAGCGCGAGGACCTGAACCACCTCGGCGCGCACAAGGTCAACAACACCATCGGCCAGATTCTGCTCGCCAAGCGCATGGGCAAGAAAAAGATCATTGCCGAGACGGGCGCGGGACAGCACGGCGTGGCAACCGCCGCCACCGCCGCGCTCATGGGCATGGAATGCACCATCCACATGGGCGCCGTGGACGTGGAGCGGCAGAAGCTCAACGTGTTCCGCATGCAGATGCTCGGTGCGAACGTGGTCCCGGCCGAGTCCGGCCAGCGCACGCTGAAGGAAGCCGTTGACGAGGCGCTCGACGCATGGGTCAAGGACGCCGAGAATACGTTCTACCTGCTCGGCTCCGCAGTCGGGCCGCATCCGTATCCGTTCATGGTGCGCGAGTTCCAGTCCGTTGTGGGCCGCGAGGCCAGAAAGCAGGTGCTGAAGGCCGAAGGCAAACTGCCCGACTGCTGCATCGCCTGCGTGGGCGGCGGGTCCAACGCCATCGGCATCTTCTCCGGATTCGTGGAGGACGAAGGCGTGAAGCTCGTGGGCGTGGAGCCTTCCGGTCGCGGACTGGAGTACGGCGAGCATGCCGCCAGCATCTGCCTTGGCGAACCGGGCGTCATGCACGGCTTCAACTCATACATGCTCAAGGACGAGGCTGGCGAGCCCGCCGAGGTCTATTCCATCTCCGCCGGGCTGGATTACCCCAGCGTCGGCCCGGAGCACGCGCACCTCAAGGATCTCGGCCGCGCCGAATACGTCCACGCCTCGGACAAGGAAGCGGTGGACGCGTTCTTCGAGCTGTCGCAGATGGAAGGCATCATTCCCGCATTGGAGTCATCCCATGCGCTGGCGCACGCCCTGCGCATCGCCCCGAACATGGAGAAGGATCAGATCATCATCGTGAACCTCTCCGGCCGCGGCGACAAGGACGTGGCCCAGATCGAACGCATGGTCAGCGAAGGCTGCTTCGAGCTGCCGCACCTGCGCAAATAG
- a CDS encoding MATE family efflux transporter, whose protein sequence is MESSDDLTTGPIPKHIRNLAIPASIGLFFNTMYNVVDTWFAGRIGTEAQAAMSLSLPVFFLVIALGNGLATGSTALIGEALGGRDRERAAFVSIQAAVFGLLTGLMLTVVGPIAARPLFIFMGASTAYLDTCMEYMTPIFIGAPLFLLVYMFNAVLQAAGNTRIYRNFLVAGALLNCVLDPWFIFGGFGLPAMGVAGVAWATVAVQAVGVLYLGSRARRTGLLSTGRGRFLIPSPLHFAQIAGQGFPASVNYLTIGLGMFIINHFVSDFGKSAVAAYGVAMRVEQVALMPSIGLNVAALAMTAQNNGAAAYDRVRQSMRTCLRYGAWLTIPACVPLLIFAEPFMSFFSSDPDVIRIGAGYLRVDAVALYGYVVIFVCTSTLQGLKRPMFAVWLGIARQAVAPALLFWFFTRHLDYGIFAIWLSILGIVWVSAAVSLRYARKEIASRLSNQ, encoded by the coding sequence ATGGAATCCTCCGACGACCTCACCACGGGGCCGATCCCGAAGCACATACGCAATCTGGCGATACCGGCCAGCATCGGACTGTTCTTCAACACCATGTACAACGTGGTGGACACATGGTTCGCCGGGCGCATCGGCACCGAGGCACAGGCGGCCATGTCCCTCTCTCTGCCGGTGTTCTTTCTGGTCATCGCCCTTGGCAACGGGCTGGCCACCGGCTCCACTGCGCTCATCGGGGAAGCCCTCGGCGGTCGCGACCGAGAACGCGCGGCCTTCGTATCCATTCAGGCCGCCGTATTCGGTCTGCTGACGGGACTGATGCTCACGGTTGTCGGTCCCATCGCGGCCCGCCCCCTGTTCATCTTCATGGGCGCGAGCACCGCCTACCTCGACACCTGCATGGAGTACATGACCCCGATCTTCATCGGCGCGCCGCTGTTCCTGCTGGTGTACATGTTCAACGCGGTGCTTCAGGCCGCAGGGAACACCCGCATCTATCGGAATTTTCTCGTGGCCGGAGCCTTGCTCAACTGCGTGCTCGACCCATGGTTCATCTTCGGCGGATTCGGCCTTCCGGCCATGGGCGTGGCGGGCGTGGCCTGGGCCACCGTGGCAGTGCAGGCGGTGGGCGTGCTCTATCTGGGTTCTCGCGCCAGAAGAACCGGCTTGCTCAGCACCGGACGGGGGCGCTTCCTGATTCCATCTCCCCTGCACTTCGCCCAGATCGCCGGGCAGGGCTTCCCGGCCTCCGTGAATTACCTGACCATCGGGCTAGGCATGTTCATCATCAACCACTTTGTCAGCGATTTCGGCAAATCCGCCGTGGCGGCCTACGGAGTGGCCATGCGTGTGGAGCAGGTGGCGCTCATGCCGAGCATCGGCCTAAACGTGGCCGCTCTGGCCATGACCGCCCAGAACAACGGAGCCGCCGCTTATGACCGGGTGCGACAGTCCATGCGCACCTGTCTGCGCTACGGCGCGTGGCTCACGATCCCGGCCTGCGTGCCGCTTCTGATCTTCGCCGAGCCGTTCATGAGCTTCTTCAGTTCCGACCCTGACGTGATCCGCATCGGCGCGGGCTATCTGCGCGTGGACGCCGTGGCCCTGTACGGTTATGTGGTTATCTTCGTCTGCACCTCCACCCTTCAGGGGCTCAAACGACCCATGTTCGCCGTATGGCTGGGGATTGCCCGTCAGGCCGTCGCGCCCGCCCTGCTCTTCTGGTTCTTCACCCGCCACCTCGACTACGGCATCTTCGCCATCTGGCTTTCCATCCTCGGCATCGTCTGGGTCTCGGCAGCGGTCTCCCTCAGATATGCCCGCAAGGAAATCGCCTCCAGACTGTCAAACCAATGA
- a CDS encoding PAS domain S-box protein translates to MNKTVITATLVTALLSIALLAVTHGLEQERHARRQRMAVYHTLSNVQTQLRCAASERAMHLRFFRDRAAELPALDRTSLSRLTKALVRETPGISSLEVFHENRLLWIYPERLTSLVGTAETALIPRRLLARLDTMDTPSQVLLTPPMPDDHKGTDVALMTTIRRQEQSGTVPQPWGYVVLFIDNQTFLRQAGVVEAFPNLRVAVREAGQDSQFIYGGPAVFEAAPVRLDVRVPGADWELAGIPAEGWSDSPYLFQIWAFGLPLALIGTLGAWLLTRQLQLRAREREEYRHLVQNARTIILRFDIAGRITFMNEYGLQFFGYEEKELLGQPIIGTIVPPGALSASDMRRMLIRLIDSPGKHSFHENENVLASGERVWVAWSNKAVLDGRKRVKEILSVGTDITERRRFEEALRESEKKHRMLAENITDVIWGLDANLNFTYITPSDRQLRGYPPEEVLNRPLWDFVAPGSRATLLDGVAEIEAAEGTEEPLKSLRMTLELTRKDGGTVWVETLCTILYSEDAKFVGLQGVCRDITDRIRIQALREDVERMARHDLKTPLSAVIGLPAEVAKEGVNDRQRELLDVISRAGKSMLDLVNRSLDLHKMETGTYELQAEPVDLGRLLNQIRAELRSLASDKSLSIAQENGEESVIVMGEEVLLHSMISNLLKNAMEASPEGAAVSIRLRTAGHQAMLTIRNKGEVPKELRETFFNKYSRSKKSRGSGLGTYSARLVARTHGGDIVLNTSLYGETEISVSIPLMRG, encoded by the coding sequence GTGAATAAAACGGTCATTACGGCGACACTGGTCACCGCTCTCCTCAGCATCGCACTGCTCGCGGTCACGCACGGCCTTGAACAGGAGCGCCATGCCCGACGCCAACGAATGGCCGTTTACCATACCCTTTCCAATGTCCAGACCCAGCTGCGCTGCGCCGCAAGCGAGCGGGCCATGCACCTTCGCTTCTTCCGCGACCGCGCCGCCGAGTTGCCCGCTCTCGACCGTACCTCCCTGTCCCGCCTGACCAAGGCGCTTGTCAGAGAGACCCCGGGCATCAGTTCGCTGGAAGTATTCCACGAAAATCGGCTGCTGTGGATCTATCCCGAACGCCTGACGAGTCTGGTGGGCACCGCGGAGACGGCACTCATTCCCCGTCGGCTGCTTGCCCGGCTGGATACCATGGACACGCCTTCGCAGGTGTTACTGACGCCCCCCATGCCGGACGATCACAAAGGGACGGACGTGGCACTCATGACCACCATCAGGCGTCAAGAACAATCAGGAACCGTGCCGCAGCCATGGGGGTACGTGGTACTCTTCATCGACAACCAGACGTTCCTGCGTCAGGCGGGCGTGGTCGAAGCCTTTCCCAACCTGCGCGTGGCGGTCCGCGAGGCGGGGCAGGACAGCCAGTTCATTTACGGCGGTCCGGCGGTCTTCGAGGCAGCCCCCGTTCGGCTCGACGTCCGGGTACCCGGGGCTGACTGGGAACTGGCAGGCATCCCCGCCGAGGGCTGGAGCGACTCCCCCTATCTCTTTCAGATATGGGCATTCGGTCTGCCACTGGCGCTGATCGGCACACTGGGTGCGTGGCTGCTGACGAGGCAGCTTCAGCTGCGCGCGCGTGAACGGGAAGAATACCGCCACCTCGTCCAGAACGCCCGAACCATCATCCTGCGCTTCGACATAGCGGGACGCATCACCTTCATGAACGAATACGGCCTGCAGTTCTTCGGCTACGAGGAAAAGGAACTGCTGGGACAGCCCATCATCGGGACCATCGTGCCCCCGGGGGCGCTCTCCGCAAGCGACATGCGCCGCATGCTCATCCGGCTCATCGATTCTCCCGGCAAACACTCCTTCCACGAAAACGAAAACGTACTTGCCAGCGGCGAACGGGTCTGGGTCGCATGGTCCAACAAGGCCGTGCTCGACGGACGCAAGCGGGTTAAGGAAATCCTCTCGGTGGGAACGGACATCACGGAACGCCGCCGCTTTGAGGAAGCCTTGCGCGAAAGCGAGAAGAAGCACCGTATGTTGGCGGAAAACATCACGGACGTGATATGGGGGCTCGACGCCAACCTGAACTTCACCTACATCACCCCCTCCGACCGACAACTGAGGGGATATCCCCCTGAAGAAGTCCTCAACCGCCCGCTTTGGGATTTCGTGGCTCCGGGATCCCGCGCGACGCTGCTTGACGGAGTGGCGGAGATCGAAGCCGCAGAAGGCACGGAGGAGCCGCTCAAGTCCCTGCGCATGACGCTGGAACTCACGCGAAAGGACGGCGGCACCGTATGGGTGGAGACCCTGTGCACCATCCTTTACAGCGAGGATGCCAAATTCGTGGGGTTGCAGGGCGTCTGCCGTGACATTACCGACCGCATCCGCATTCAGGCCCTGCGCGAGGACGTGGAGCGCATGGCGCGGCACGATCTCAAAACGCCGCTGTCCGCCGTCATCGGTCTGCCCGCCGAAGTGGCGAAGGAAGGGGTCAATGACCGCCAGCGCGAACTGCTCGACGTCATTTCCCGCGCCGGCAAATCCATGCTCGACCTCGTGAACCGCTCTCTGGACCTGCACAAGATGGAGACCGGAACCTACGAGCTTCAGGCCGAACCGGTGGACCTCGGGCGACTGCTCAACCAGATCCGCGCGGAACTGCGCTCGCTCGCCTCGGACAAGTCCCTGAGCATTGCGCAGGAGAACGGCGAGGAATCCGTGATCGTCATGGGTGAGGAGGTGCTGCTGCACAGCATGATTTCCAACCTGCTCAAAAACGCCATGGAGGCCTCCCCCGAGGGGGCAGCAGTTTCCATCCGACTCCGCACCGCCGGACATCAGGCCATGCTCACCATCCGCAACAAGGGCGAGGTCCCCAAAGAGCTCCGGGAGACGTTCTTCAACAAGTACTCCCGCTCCAAAAAGTCGAGAGGCTCAGGACTCGGCACCTACTCCGCCCGCCTCGTGGCCCGCACCCACGGCGGCGACATCGTCCTCAACACTTCTCTTTACGGCGAGACAGAAATCTCCGTCTCCATCCCGCTCATGCGCGGATAG
- the lepB gene encoding signal peptidase I — MKKDLTRSVRETLEILVVAGLLALFIRTFIVQAFKIPSGSMLETLQIGDHLLVSKFLYGVKMPFTDHIIVPVTDPDHNDVIVFEYPENPDVDFIKRIVGVPGDTLEIRGKQLYRNGQPVNEDFTQYTSGMVYPRPASMPDVLPPDQYDEYFNGKGRMSHRDQMPKITVPEGKYFVMGDNRDGSHDSRFWGFVDRDAIEGKALFIYWSWESLTDIRFGRIGTIIE, encoded by the coding sequence ATGAAGAAGGACCTGACCCGAAGCGTTCGCGAGACGCTTGAAATACTGGTGGTGGCCGGACTGCTGGCTCTGTTCATCCGCACGTTCATCGTGCAGGCGTTCAAGATTCCTTCCGGTTCCATGCTGGAGACGCTTCAGATCGGCGATCACCTGCTGGTCAGCAAGTTCCTTTACGGTGTGAAGATGCCGTTCACGGATCATATAATCGTTCCGGTCACGGATCCCGACCATAATGACGTCATCGTGTTCGAGTACCCGGAAAACCCGGACGTGGACTTCATCAAGCGCATCGTTGGCGTGCCCGGCGACACGCTGGAGATCCGTGGCAAGCAGCTCTACCGCAACGGCCAGCCCGTGAACGAGGACTTCACTCAGTACACGAGCGGCATGGTGTACCCGCGACCGGCCAGCATGCCCGACGTGCTCCCGCCCGATCAGTATGACGAGTACTTCAACGGCAAGGGCCGCATGTCCCATCGCGACCAGATGCCGAAGATCACCGTGCCCGAGGGCAAATACTTCGTCATGGGCGACAACCGTGACGGCTCCCATGACTCACGCTTCTGGGGTTTCGTGGATCGTGACGCCATAGAGGGCAAGGCCCTGTTCATCTACTGGTCGTGGGAATCTCTTACGGATATCCGGTTCGGCCGCATCGGCACCATCATCGAATAG
- the lepA gene encoding translation elongation factor 4 encodes MKRENIRNFSIIAHIDHGKSTLADRILEMTGLLTERQKKDQYLDRMDLERERGITIKSQAVRIPYKHSNGEEYILNLIDTPGHVDFSYEVSRSLAACEGALLVVDATQGVEAQTLANVYLALDNDLEVIPVLNKIDLPSAEPERIAEEIEESIGLDCSDPICISAKTGEGVDRVLDAVVDMLPPPEGDPEAPLKALIFDSWYDSYQGVVVLVRIVDGTLKKGDEIRIMSNDKKFDVTAMGIFMPDPREVKSLGPGEVGFVSASMKDLGDAPVGDTITKVKRPCENAYPGFKPVKPMVYAGLYPVEPSEYEPLKAALEKLQLNDAAFTFEPETSQALGFGFRCGFLGLLHIEIIQERLEREFQARLITTAPSVVYGVTTVNGEELVIDNPSKLPDPTKIERVREPFVRMEVHVPNDFVGAVLALCEEKRGIQKNIAYMSTNRVIITYEIPFAEIMFDFFDKLKSSTKGYASLDYEVIDYREADMIKLDMLINGDPVDAFSCIVHRDKAARVGRSIALKLKRSIPRQMFEVVIQAAIGSRIVAKERNPPLRKDVTAKCYGGDITRKRKLLEKQKEGKRRMRRMGNVEIPQEAFLAVLKTDED; translated from the coding sequence ATGAAAAGAGAAAATATCAGAAATTTCAGCATCATTGCGCACATCGACCATGGCAAGTCCACTCTGGCCGACCGCATTCTCGAAATGACGGGGCTGCTGACCGAACGCCAGAAAAAGGACCAGTATCTCGACAGGATGGACCTGGAACGCGAACGCGGCATCACCATTAAGTCGCAGGCGGTCCGCATCCCGTACAAGCACAGCAACGGCGAGGAATACATCCTCAACCTCATCGACACGCCGGGCCACGTGGACTTCAGCTACGAAGTATCCCGAAGTCTCGCGGCGTGCGAGGGCGCGCTTCTCGTCGTGGACGCCACACAGGGCGTGGAAGCCCAGACGCTGGCCAACGTCTATCTGGCGCTGGACAACGACCTGGAAGTCATCCCCGTGCTGAACAAAATCGATCTGCCGAGCGCCGAACCCGAGCGCATCGCCGAAGAGATCGAAGAGAGCATCGGCCTCGACTGCTCCGACCCCATCTGCATCTCCGCCAAGACCGGGGAAGGCGTGGACCGGGTGCTGGACGCGGTGGTGGACATGCTCCCGCCGCCGGAAGGCGATCCCGAGGCCCCGCTCAAGGCGCTCATTTTCGACTCGTGGTACGACTCCTATCAGGGCGTGGTCGTGCTGGTGCGCATCGTGGACGGCACCCTCAAGAAGGGCGACGAGATTCGCATCATGTCCAACGACAAGAAGTTCGACGTCACGGCCATGGGAATCTTCATGCCCGATCCCAGAGAGGTGAAGAGCCTCGGACCGGGCGAGGTCGGATTTGTGAGCGCATCCATGAAGGATCTGGGCGACGCGCCCGTGGGCGACACCATCACCAAGGTGAAGCGTCCCTGCGAGAATGCCTACCCCGGATTCAAACCGGTCAAGCCCATGGTGTACGCGGGGCTCTATCCCGTGGAACCTTCCGAATACGAGCCGCTCAAGGCAGCGCTGGAAAAGCTCCAGCTCAACGACGCGGCCTTCACCTTCGAGCCCGAAACGTCGCAGGCGCTGGGCTTCGGCTTCCGCTGCGGCTTTCTGGGGCTGCTGCACATCGAGATCATTCAGGAGCGGCTGGAACGTGAATTTCAGGCGCGTCTGATTACCACCGCACCCAGTGTGGTGTACGGCGTGACCACGGTCAACGGCGAGGAGCTGGTCATCGACAACCCCAGCAAGCTCCCGGATCCGACCAAAATCGAGCGTGTTCGCGAGCCGTTCGTGCGCATGGAAGTCCACGTGCCCAACGACTTTGTCGGCGCGGTGCTGGCGCTGTGCGAAGAAAAGCGCGGTATCCAGAAGAACATCGCCTACATGTCCACCAACCGCGTGATCATCACCTACGAGATTCCCTTCGCGGAAATCATGTTCGACTTCTTTGACAAGCTCAAGTCGAGCACCAAGGGCTATGCCTCCCTCGACTACGAGGTCATCGACTACCGCGAGGCGGACATGATCAAGCTGGACATGCTCATCAACGGCGACCCGGTGGACGCGTTCTCCTGCATTGTCCACCGCGACAAGGCCGCCCGCGTGGGGCGCTCCATTGCGCTCAAACTCAAGAGAAGCATCCCTCGGCAGATGTTCGAGGTCGTCATACAGGCAGCCATCGGCAGCCGCATCGTGGCCAAGGAGCGCAATCCGCCCCTTCGCAAGGACGTTACCGCCAAGTGCTACGGCGGCGACATCACCCGTAAGCGCAAGCTTCTGGAAAAGCAGAAGGAAGGCAAGCGCCGCATGCGCCGCATGGGCAACGTCGAAATCCCACAGGAAGCGTTTCTCGCCGTGCTCAAGACCGACGAGGATTAG